Proteins encoded together in one Gemmatimonadota bacterium DH-78 window:
- the mutS gene encoding DNA mismatch repair protein MutS — protein MAPSQDTPLMQQWREVKRRHRDSLVFFRVGDFYELFHGDAEEGARILGLTLTSRNNGAAARVPLAGVPVKALDEYLARLVKAGRRVAICEQVEDPSEAKGIVRREVTETVTPGTVLHDQLLPDRRNTFLVAVSPTRKGVRGVAALDLSTGEFAVQQVAEGQIGHELGRLEPSELLLSREEEGHADLEQALAAVPSSVVRTWRDGWLFDALQGRDELQSRFRVQTLQGFGIEAGDDPLVSAAGALVTYLQEIRPGGADHLRPPAVIRGGSSMVLDEMTRRNLELVEPLRSGEVGGTLLGVIDQAVTSMGARLMRRWVLRPLVEARAIWDRQEAVSELVADGARRRALREALSPIADLERLAGKLGTGRAAPRDLAGLARSLRELPALQSATDGAAAELLSRVGGELDLLDDVTTLLDRALADQVPVSLQEGGVIREGFDEELDDLRQVRDGAVDFIARLQAREREATGIGSLKVGFNKVFGYYLEVTRANLDRVPLEYVRKQTLANAERYFTPELKEWEQKVFGAEDRIAALEADLFADVRRQVAEQVGRLQATAEGVASLDVLAALAEVAVARGYVRPEVHTGYELSIVAGRHPVVETTMPRDEFIPNDLHLDDDGFLVVLTGPNMAGKSTVLRQVGLIQLLAQMGAWVPADEARIPVADRLFTRVGASDNLVRGQSTFMVEMHETAAILHGATDRSLVLLDEIGRGTSTYDGVSIAWSVTEHLHEKVGCKAIFATHYHELTQLGDLLPGVRNLNVSVREVGDDIVFLRRLEQGGADRSYGIQVARLAGVPAEVIARARELLAELEGTHSGGGEGLGRHGSHRPASGPPPDQLSFFQSAPDHPAVLALRELDVNRTTPIEALRLLDELVRSARGGEG, from the coding sequence ATGGCCCCATCTCAGGACACCCCGCTGATGCAGCAGTGGCGGGAGGTGAAACGCCGGCACCGCGACTCGCTGGTGTTCTTTCGGGTCGGCGATTTCTACGAGCTCTTCCACGGCGATGCCGAGGAGGGCGCCCGCATTCTCGGCCTCACGCTCACGAGTCGGAACAACGGCGCCGCCGCCCGCGTGCCCCTCGCGGGGGTGCCGGTGAAGGCGCTGGACGAGTATCTCGCCCGGCTGGTGAAGGCGGGTCGACGCGTGGCGATCTGCGAGCAGGTGGAGGATCCGTCGGAGGCGAAGGGAATCGTGCGGCGCGAGGTGACGGAGACCGTCACGCCCGGCACGGTGCTGCACGACCAGCTGCTGCCCGATCGGCGCAACACCTTCCTGGTCGCGGTGTCGCCGACGCGGAAGGGAGTGCGCGGGGTGGCGGCGCTCGACCTCTCCACCGGCGAGTTCGCCGTGCAGCAGGTGGCGGAGGGCCAGATCGGCCACGAGCTCGGCCGGCTCGAACCGTCCGAACTGCTGCTGTCGAGAGAGGAGGAGGGCCACGCCGATCTCGAGCAGGCGCTCGCGGCGGTGCCCTCTTCGGTGGTCCGCACCTGGCGCGACGGCTGGCTCTTCGACGCACTCCAGGGCCGCGACGAGCTGCAGTCCCGCTTCCGTGTGCAGACCCTGCAGGGATTCGGAATCGAAGCGGGCGACGATCCGCTGGTCTCGGCGGCCGGTGCCCTCGTGACCTACCTGCAGGAGATCCGCCCGGGCGGTGCCGACCACCTGCGTCCGCCCGCGGTGATCCGCGGCGGCTCGTCGATGGTGCTCGACGAGATGACGCGCCGAAACCTCGAGCTCGTCGAGCCGCTCCGGAGCGGTGAGGTGGGGGGCACCCTTCTCGGGGTGATCGACCAGGCGGTCACCTCGATGGGCGCGCGGCTGATGCGGCGCTGGGTGCTGCGGCCGCTGGTGGAGGCGCGCGCGATCTGGGACCGCCAGGAGGCGGTGTCGGAACTCGTGGCCGACGGCGCGCGCCGTCGCGCCCTCCGCGAGGCCCTTTCACCCATTGCGGATCTCGAGCGACTGGCGGGCAAGCTGGGCACCGGCCGCGCCGCCCCGCGAGACCTCGCGGGGCTCGCCCGCTCGCTGCGCGAACTGCCGGCGCTGCAGTCGGCCACCGACGGCGCGGCGGCCGAGTTGCTGAGCCGGGTCGGCGGCGAGCTCGACCTGCTCGACGACGTCACCACCCTGCTCGATCGGGCGCTGGCCGACCAGGTGCCGGTCTCCCTGCAGGAGGGCGGGGTGATCCGGGAGGGCTTCGACGAGGAGCTCGACGACCTGCGGCAGGTGCGCGACGGTGCCGTCGACTTCATCGCCCGGCTCCAGGCTCGCGAGCGCGAGGCCACCGGCATCGGCTCGCTCAAGGTCGGCTTCAACAAGGTGTTCGGGTACTACCTCGAGGTGACCCGGGCGAACCTCGATCGGGTGCCGCTCGAGTACGTGCGCAAGCAGACCCTGGCCAACGCCGAGCGCTACTTCACCCCCGAATTGAAGGAGTGGGAGCAGAAGGTGTTCGGGGCCGAGGATCGCATCGCCGCGCTCGAGGCCGATCTCTTCGCCGATGTGCGGCGACAGGTGGCCGAGCAGGTCGGACGGCTCCAGGCGACCGCCGAAGGAGTGGCGAGCCTCGACGTGCTCGCGGCCCTCGCCGAAGTGGCGGTCGCGCGCGGCTACGTGCGGCCCGAGGTACACACCGGCTACGAGCTGTCGATCGTGGCGGGGCGTCACCCGGTGGTGGAGACCACCATGCCGCGCGACGAGTTCATTCCGAACGACCTGCACCTCGACGACGACGGATTCCTCGTGGTGCTCACCGGCCCCAACATGGCGGGAAAGAGCACCGTACTTCGGCAGGTCGGGCTCATCCAGCTCCTCGCCCAGATGGGCGCCTGGGTGCCCGCCGACGAAGCGCGGATCCCGGTGGCGGACCGCCTCTTCACCCGCGTGGGTGCCTCCGACAACCTGGTGCGGGGCCAGTCCACCTTCATGGTCGAGATGCACGAGACGGCCGCGATTCTGCACGGCGCCACCGACCGCTCTCTCGTGCTGCTCGACGAGATCGGCCGCGGCACCAGCACCTACGACGGGGTGTCGATCGCCTGGTCGGTCACGGAGCACCTGCACGAGAAGGTGGGGTGCAAGGCGATCTTCGCCACCCACTACCACGAACTCACCCAGCTCGGCGACCTCCTGCCCGGGGTGCGCAACCTCAACGTGTCTGTGCGTGAGGTGGGCGACGACATCGTCTTCCTGCGCCGACTGGAGCAGGGGGGCGCCGACCGCTCGTACGGCATCCAGGTGGCGCGGCTGGCCGGGGTGCCGGCCGAGGTCATCGCACGGGCCCGGGAACTTCTCGCCGAGTTGGAGGGAACACATTCGGGTGGGGGAGAGGGACTCGGGCGCCACGGATCGCACCGTCCGGCGTCGGGTCCGCCCCCCGATCAGCTGTCGTTCTTCCAGTCGGCGCCGGATCACCCGGCCGTCCTCGCCCTGAGGGAACTCGACGTGAACCGAACCACGCCCATCGAAGCGCTGCGCCTGCTCGACGAACTCGTGCGGAGCGCCCGGGGGGGAGAAGGATGA
- a CDS encoding D-alanine--D-alanine ligase, giving the protein MRITVVTGGESDERDVSLASGCQVAAALRARGHDVVAFDTVRGVLTAAEEAHVRQHGVGRTPPAPGARDRLLAGDLAFLRNDPDAGSADLWFLALHGGGGEDGRLQALLGTLGIPVTGSGMVGCALAMDKEISKRLFRDAGIATPDWLMGEPSMAEVEERLGWPVVVKAACGGSSLRLELVHGPDEWPGAVERSRSFGDRVIVEGFVRGREFTVGVLDGEALPVGEIVPENELFDYECKYQPGMAAEIFPADIDGHLSERMRRLALRVHDLLRLEDYSRVDFLVDDAGEVWCLEANTLPGMTANSLLPRAARAAGIEFPELCDRIASLALARAARNLDSDAGV; this is encoded by the coding sequence ATGCGCATCACCGTGGTCACGGGCGGGGAGTCGGACGAGCGCGACGTGAGCCTCGCCTCGGGGTGCCAGGTGGCGGCCGCCCTGCGCGCGCGCGGCCACGACGTGGTCGCCTTCGACACCGTGCGGGGGGTGCTCACCGCGGCCGAGGAGGCTCACGTGCGGCAGCACGGGGTGGGTCGCACACCGCCCGCGCCGGGCGCCCGCGACCGCCTGCTCGCGGGCGACCTGGCTTTTCTCCGCAACGACCCGGACGCCGGCAGCGCCGACCTCTGGTTTCTGGCGCTGCATGGTGGCGGCGGCGAGGACGGACGCCTGCAGGCCCTGCTCGGCACCCTCGGGATTCCGGTCACGGGGTCGGGCATGGTCGGCTGCGCCCTGGCCATGGACAAGGAGATCAGCAAGCGGCTCTTCCGCGACGCCGGCATCGCCACGCCCGACTGGCTGATGGGCGAGCCGTCGATGGCCGAGGTGGAGGAGCGGCTCGGCTGGCCGGTGGTGGTGAAGGCGGCCTGCGGCGGATCGTCGCTCCGACTCGAACTCGTGCACGGGCCCGACGAGTGGCCCGGGGCCGTGGAGCGGAGCCGGTCGTTCGGCGACCGCGTGATCGTGGAGGGATTCGTGCGCGGGCGGGAGTTCACCGTCGGCGTACTCGACGGCGAGGCGCTGCCGGTGGGCGAGATCGTGCCCGAGAACGAGCTCTTCGACTACGAGTGCAAGTACCAGCCGGGCATGGCCGCGGAGATCTTTCCGGCCGACATCGACGGCCACCTGTCGGAGCGCATGCGGCGCCTGGCGCTGCGCGTGCACGACCTGCTGCGACTCGAGGACTACTCGCGGGTGGATTTCCTGGTCGACGACGCGGGCGAGGTGTGGTGCCTCGAGGCCAACACCCTCCCCGGCATGACCGCCAACTCGCTCCTGCCGCGGGCGGCGCGCGCGGCGGGGATCGAGTTTCCCGAGCTGTGCGATCGGATCGCCTCGCTGGCCCTCGCGCGGGCGGCCCGGAACCTCGACTCCGACGCGGGGGTTTGA
- a CDS encoding energy transducer TonB — protein sequence MMTARRLAMPLLIPLLVGCTGDQQIERPTPLFNDVPIEYPLSMWDQDIEGQTLLRVRVTELGRVDEVEVMQSSGHAALDTAAVRGARGLRFQPARRNGRRIEVWAQVPVEFSKRARPGDGGG from the coding sequence ATGATGACCGCGCGCCGCCTCGCGATGCCGCTCCTGATTCCGCTGCTCGTCGGCTGCACCGGCGACCAGCAGATCGAACGTCCCACCCCGCTGTTCAACGACGTGCCGATCGAGTACCCGCTGTCGATGTGGGACCAGGACATCGAGGGGCAGACGCTCCTCCGCGTCCGGGTCACCGAGCTCGGGCGGGTGGACGAGGTGGAGGTGATGCAGTCGAGTGGGCACGCCGCGCTCGACACCGCCGCCGTGCGCGGGGCCCGGGGACTCCGGTTCCAGCCGGCCCGCCGCAACGGTCGACGCATCGAGGTGTGGGCCCAGGTGCCGGTCGAGTTTTCCAAGCGGGCCCGCCCGGGTGACGGGGGCGGCTGA
- a CDS encoding rhomboid family intramembrane serine protease — protein sequence MYRDSGPAFSFTITPVVKKLLLVNAVVFGFTLLAGPSFTYEWLAFRADHPLTRFWGAFTYMFVHGGFWHLFMNMLVLFFFGPPLEARWGGREFLRFYLVAGLGGAALGLLLANGPMVGASAAVYGVMLAFAMNWPNAPIYVWGIFPVKAKWLVGIFFVLALVGTFDPGGSRTAHFAHLGGLIAALLYLKADWRPGGARRGTRPSARRSPRPLAIVPRELTRTRSDAAEPAERETADERGLLDEVDRVLDKISAQGMGSLSAEERALLDEVSRRRRTN from the coding sequence ATGTATCGAGACAGCGGACCGGCATTTTCGTTCACCATCACCCCCGTGGTGAAGAAGCTCCTGCTGGTGAACGCCGTCGTGTTCGGCTTCACCCTGCTCGCCGGACCGAGTTTCACCTACGAGTGGCTCGCCTTCCGGGCCGACCACCCGCTCACGCGCTTCTGGGGCGCCTTCACCTACATGTTCGTGCACGGGGGCTTCTGGCACCTCTTCATGAACATGCTGGTGCTGTTCTTCTTCGGGCCGCCACTCGAGGCGCGCTGGGGCGGGCGGGAGTTCCTGCGCTTCTACCTGGTGGCCGGACTCGGGGGAGCGGCGCTCGGACTGCTCCTCGCCAACGGTCCCATGGTGGGCGCTTCGGCGGCGGTGTACGGGGTGATGCTCGCCTTCGCCATGAACTGGCCCAACGCGCCCATCTACGTGTGGGGCATCTTTCCGGTGAAGGCCAAGTGGCTCGTGGGCATCTTCTTCGTGCTCGCGCTGGTCGGCACCTTCGATCCCGGCGGCAGTCGCACGGCGCATTTCGCGCACCTCGGCGGGTTGATCGCGGCGCTGCTCTACCTGAAGGCCGATTGGCGGCCGGGCGGGGCGCGACGGGGCACCCGGCCGAGCGCACGGCGGTCGCCCCGCCCGCTCGCGATCGTGCCGCGCGAACTCACCCGCACGCGCTCCGATGCGGCCGAGCCGGCCGAGCGGGAGACGGCGGACGAGCGCGGCCTACTCGACGAAGTGGACCGGGTGCTCGACAAGATCTCGGCCCAGGGCATGGGATCGCTCTCCGCCGAGGAGCGGGCGCTTCTCGACGAGGTGTCGCGGCGCCGGCGCACCAACTGA
- a CDS encoding S46 family peptidase, producing MIESTHPSVRRSASSVSLLLVALLGCSSTSTTPPPGRGARPAPPATAPGGGAPPAPPVRTDTEPGPVPAAGAPLVRPAAPAPFGVDLDTVRAGEFDQGRMWTFDVPPAEHFASSYGIDADSAWFARARLGALRIPSCSASFVSPHGLVMTNHHCARDFVSQVSEEGENLLDDGFYARSLAEERPVEDFEADQLVAIVDVTAEIDDAVGNRRGGERSARIEEKSEEIVERLLEERGGEDAGYKVEIVSLYNGGRHSAYVFRSYTDVKLVMAPELQIGFFGGDPDNFTYPRYNLDFAFFRVYDGDAPLQTDEYFPLSTEGVSEGDPVFIVGNPGSTSRLQTVAELVFRRDVSDRAVLTFLEDRAEVFEEYIESWPDDAEEYDLRNVLFGILNSQKAYTGQLEGLADPVILARRTDTEQAFQAAIEADPMLAEEYGSLIAEMAEIQASKRAASDGFGAFLALSVDDYASPTLHRALIAFQIVNMRQQGAPETATADLMEQLMAVTNKPTTLDQMLVEARIRDFISAYGEDTRWLLTLLGGRTPEGAAAVVVEGSMLADSASAVEAVRTGTLDVNDPAMRFVGAYVPAFVRFQQVVGEAGQRESEIAARLGRARYAVYGTDVPPDATFSLRIADGVVQGYPYNGTRAPSVTTFFGMYDRHHAFAPEYAESPEDSPWALPDRWATPPSGLDLSTPVNFVSTVDIIGGNSGSPVLNADLEVVGVVFDGNIESLPGDYIFLPEFNRSVTVDARAILEALEHAWQMPELVRELTEGARVPAGS from the coding sequence ATGATCGAATCGACCCACCCGTCCGTCCGTCGATCCGCTTCGTCGGTATCGCTCCTCCTGGTCGCGTTGCTGGGCTGCTCCTCGACGAGCACCACCCCGCCGCCCGGCCGCGGGGCGCGCCCCGCACCCCCGGCCACCGCACCGGGCGGGGGGGCGCCTCCGGCCCCGCCGGTGCGCACCGACACCGAGCCCGGTCCCGTTCCCGCCGCCGGCGCACCGCTGGTGCGGCCCGCCGCCCCCGCCCCCTTCGGGGTCGATCTCGACACGGTGCGGGCAGGCGAGTTCGATCAGGGGCGGATGTGGACCTTCGACGTGCCGCCCGCCGAGCACTTCGCGAGCAGCTACGGGATCGACGCCGACAGCGCCTGGTTCGCGCGGGCGCGGCTGGGCGCCCTCCGGATCCCCTCCTGTTCGGCGAGCTTCGTGTCGCCCCACGGACTGGTGATGACGAACCACCACTGCGCCCGGGACTTCGTGTCGCAGGTGAGCGAGGAGGGCGAGAACCTGCTCGACGACGGCTTCTACGCGCGCTCGCTCGCCGAGGAGCGCCCGGTGGAGGACTTCGAGGCCGACCAGCTCGTGGCGATCGTCGACGTCACCGCCGAGATCGACGACGCGGTGGGCAACCGCCGGGGGGGAGAGCGTTCCGCCCGCATCGAGGAGAAGAGCGAGGAGATCGTCGAGCGCCTGCTCGAGGAGCGCGGGGGCGAGGACGCCGGATACAAGGTCGAGATCGTGTCGCTGTACAATGGCGGGCGCCACTCGGCGTACGTGTTCCGGAGCTACACCGACGTCAAGCTGGTGATGGCGCCCGAACTCCAGATCGGCTTCTTCGGGGGGGACCCCGACAACTTCACCTACCCGCGCTACAACCTGGATTTCGCCTTCTTCCGGGTGTACGACGGCGATGCGCCGCTGCAGACCGACGAGTACTTCCCCCTGTCGACGGAGGGCGTCAGCGAGGGTGACCCGGTGTTCATCGTGGGCAACCCCGGCTCGACTTCGCGGCTGCAGACGGTGGCGGAGCTGGTCTTCCGGCGCGACGTGTCCGACCGGGCGGTCCTCACCTTTCTCGAAGACCGAGCCGAGGTGTTCGAGGAGTACATCGAGTCCTGGCCCGACGATGCCGAGGAGTACGACCTGCGCAACGTGCTCTTCGGAATCCTCAACTCGCAGAAAGCCTACACCGGCCAGCTGGAGGGACTGGCGGACCCGGTGATCCTGGCGCGTCGGACCGACACCGAGCAGGCCTTCCAGGCCGCGATCGAGGCCGACCCCATGCTGGCGGAGGAGTACGGTTCGCTGATCGCCGAGATGGCCGAGATCCAGGCGTCGAAGCGGGCGGCGTCCGACGGCTTCGGTGCCTTCCTCGCCCTGTCTGTCGACGACTACGCGTCGCCCACGCTCCACCGCGCCCTGATCGCCTTCCAGATCGTCAACATGCGGCAGCAGGGTGCTCCGGAGACGGCCACCGCCGACCTGATGGAGCAGTTGATGGCGGTCACGAACAAGCCGACCACCCTCGACCAGATGCTGGTGGAGGCCCGCATCCGCGACTTCATCTCGGCCTACGGCGAAGACACCCGCTGGCTTCTCACCCTGCTCGGCGGGCGCACCCCGGAGGGTGCCGCGGCGGTCGTGGTCGAGGGGTCGATGCTCGCCGACTCCGCCTCGGCGGTGGAGGCGGTGCGCACCGGCACGCTCGACGTGAACGATCCGGCCATGCGCTTCGTGGGCGCCTACGTGCCGGCCTTCGTGCGCTTCCAGCAGGTGGTCGGAGAGGCCGGGCAGCGCGAGAGCGAGATCGCCGCCCGGCTCGGCCGGGCCCGCTACGCGGTGTACGGCACCGATGTGCCGCCCGACGCCACCTTCTCCCTTCGCATCGCCGACGGGGTGGTGCAGGGGTATCCGTACAACGGCACCCGGGCGCCCTCCGTCACCACCTTCTTCGGCATGTACGACCGGCACCACGCCTTCGCCCCCGAGTACGCGGAGTCCCCCGAAGACTCTCCGTGGGCGCTGCCCGACCGCTGGGCCACGCCGCCGAGCGGGCTCGACCTCTCCACTCCGGTCAACTTCGTGTCGACGGTCGACATCATCGGAGGCAACTCCGGCTCTCCGGTGCTGAACGCCGATCTCGAAGTGGTGGGCGTGGTCTTCGACGGCAACATCGAGAGTCTGCCCGGCGACTACATCTTCCTGCCCGAGTTCAACCGCTCGGTCACCGTCGATGCCCGCGCGATTCTCGAAGCGCTCGAGCACGCCTGGCAGATGCCGGAGCTCGTGCGAGAGCTGACCGAGGGAGCGCGGGTTCCGGCCGGCAGCTGA
- a CDS encoding pyridoxal-phosphate dependent enzyme, whose translation MSERHRTPYADVLEIMGWTPLVRLNRVTDGARTPVYGKCEFMNPGGSVKDRIGPAMIEALEASGELKPGGTVVEGTSGNTGIALAMAAAIKGYRCIFTMPDKMSSEKVKLLRAFGAEVIITPTAVPPDHPDNYVMKAKSIAKKTPGAVLANQFYSAANPAAHERSTGPELWEQSAGRITHFFAGAGTGGTITGTGRYLKSRNAEVQICGVDPEGSMIAPFFNTGEAVEGHPYKVEGLGNDKIPDTLDLDVVDEYVTVSDGDSFRMARRLTREEGLFVGGSSGLIVQAAVRKAQELDDPDAFVVAVLCDWGEHYLTKAFDDDWMRENGFLERPRRRTVADLLAARAPGAPSLLSATPSTSVQMALSTMSSHGVSQLPVLREGSCVGSVRESGLMRAVLEDPALLQRPVEAVMEGPWPVVSAAADADEVSRLLRTNAAVLIGGADGFEGIVTRYDAVGALTRGRG comes from the coding sequence ATGTCCGAGCGCCACCGCACCCCCTACGCCGACGTCCTCGAGATCATGGGATGGACGCCGCTCGTTCGCCTCAACCGGGTGACCGACGGCGCCCGGACGCCCGTCTACGGCAAGTGCGAGTTCATGAACCCGGGGGGATCGGTGAAGGACCGGATCGGCCCGGCCATGATCGAGGCCCTCGAGGCGTCGGGGGAGCTGAAGCCCGGCGGGACGGTGGTCGAGGGCACTTCGGGCAACACGGGGATCGCGCTCGCGATGGCCGCGGCGATCAAGGGCTACCGCTGCATCTTCACCATGCCCGACAAGATGAGCTCGGAGAAGGTGAAGCTGCTGCGCGCGTTCGGGGCGGAGGTGATCATCACCCCCACCGCGGTGCCGCCGGATCACCCCGACAACTACGTGATGAAGGCGAAATCGATCGCGAAGAAGACGCCGGGCGCGGTGCTGGCCAACCAGTTCTACTCGGCCGCCAACCCCGCGGCGCACGAGCGCTCGACCGGGCCGGAGTTGTGGGAGCAGTCGGCGGGCCGCATCACGCATTTCTTCGCCGGTGCGGGCACCGGGGGCACCATCACGGGCACGGGCCGCTACCTCAAATCGCGCAATGCCGAGGTGCAGATCTGCGGCGTGGACCCCGAGGGGTCGATGATCGCCCCGTTCTTCAACACGGGAGAGGCCGTCGAGGGGCACCCGTACAAGGTGGAGGGGCTCGGCAACGACAAGATCCCCGACACCCTCGACCTCGACGTGGTCGACGAGTACGTGACGGTGTCGGACGGCGACTCCTTTCGGATGGCGCGGCGGCTGACCCGCGAAGAGGGACTCTTCGTGGGCGGCTCCTCCGGACTGATCGTGCAGGCGGCCGTGCGCAAGGCGCAGGAGCTCGACGACCCCGACGCCTTCGTGGTGGCGGTGCTCTGCGACTGGGGCGAGCACTACCTCACCAAGGCCTTCGACGACGACTGGATGCGCGAGAACGGCTTTCTCGAGCGACCGCGGCGACGCACCGTGGCCGACCTTCTGGCCGCTCGCGCGCCCGGCGCGCCCTCCCTCCTGTCGGCCACCCCCTCCACCTCGGTGCAGATGGCGCTCTCGACCATGTCGTCGCACGGGGTGTCGCAGCTGCCGGTGCTGAGAGAGGGCTCGTGTGTCGGGTCGGTGCGCGAGTCGGGCCTCATGCGCGCGGTGCTGGAAGACCCGGCGCTTCTGCAGCGGCCGGTCGAGGCCGTGATGGAGGGGCCGTGGCCGGTGGTGTCGGCCGCGGCGGACGCCGACGAGGTGTCGCGACTGTTGCGCACCAATGCGGCGGTGCTGATCGGCGGCGCGGACGGCTTCGAGGGCATCGTGACCCGGTACGATGCGGTCGGGGCGCTGACCCGGGGCCGGGGGTAG
- a CDS encoding ATP-binding protein: MPAKHDGRPLGARWVAALAVALTLLGGAVLLGWALGLEPLTAVVPGLATMKPNTALGFLACGVALWLQRPFGPGSPWAIRLAQGSGVAVALLGLLTAVEYRTGWAGGFDAILFLAEGQHPSELRMSEATAWGFVMGGTAVALLRLPRGWPLVHGAALALATLSGAALVGYLYGVEALYAVDPFGSVAIHTALAFLLVAVGVLLTRPDRGIVGLVRSDTAGGSTSRVLFPTVVLVPFVLGRLHLWGLEGGLYPPAFGSALFAVATAALCVGLVWLNARRVDRAAQERRNLESQISHGRKMDAVGRLAGGIAHDFNNVLTAVINTADLALDAPDPESVRDDLLTIRGAGVRAAKLTSRLLAVSRRQLLEPRVLSINEVLRENEAILRSLVPSSVQLEWQFAPDLGNARLDRSQLEQIVVNLVVNAVHAMPEGGTLTIRTANTVFEERYADRHADVAPGAYTVLEVADTGIGMDHEVMDRIFEPFFTTRPAGEGTGLGLASVHGVVRQSGGAIWVYSEPGLGTTFKLCFPRVAEAAERVAEVAHRGSLRGSERVLVVDDDEAVRRAVVRALASAGYRVESAENGRAALEVIASSAEAFDLLLTDVVMPELGARGLVEQARAWYPDLRVIQMSGYAGDAVARVGLEEGSGGILAKPFTMAELHRRVRDTLDAAPAHAGVR, translated from the coding sequence ATGCCGGCGAAGCACGATGGGCGACCTCTCGGGGCCCGGTGGGTGGCGGCGCTGGCCGTCGCGCTGACCCTGCTCGGCGGTGCCGTTCTCCTCGGCTGGGCGCTCGGACTCGAGCCCCTCACGGCGGTTGTGCCCGGCCTCGCCACCATGAAGCCGAACACCGCGCTCGGCTTCCTCGCGTGCGGGGTGGCCCTCTGGCTGCAGCGGCCCTTCGGCCCGGGGTCGCCCTGGGCGATCCGGCTCGCTCAGGGGAGCGGGGTGGCCGTGGCGCTCCTCGGCCTGCTCACCGCAGTGGAGTATCGCACGGGGTGGGCCGGCGGCTTCGACGCGATCCTCTTTCTCGCGGAGGGGCAGCACCCGTCCGAACTGCGCATGTCGGAGGCCACCGCGTGGGGCTTCGTGATGGGTGGCACCGCCGTGGCGCTGTTGCGCCTTCCGCGGGGATGGCCGCTCGTGCACGGTGCGGCGCTGGCTCTGGCCACCCTGAGCGGCGCGGCCCTGGTGGGCTACCTCTACGGGGTCGAGGCCCTGTATGCCGTCGATCCCTTCGGGTCGGTGGCCATCCACACGGCGCTCGCCTTCCTCCTGGTGGCGGTGGGGGTGCTGCTCACCCGGCCCGACCGCGGGATCGTCGGGCTCGTGCGAAGCGACACGGCCGGCGGCTCCACCAGCCGAGTGCTCTTTCCCACCGTGGTTCTGGTGCCCTTCGTCCTGGGCCGGCTGCACCTGTGGGGGCTGGAGGGCGGTCTCTACCCGCCCGCCTTCGGGAGCGCACTCTTCGCCGTCGCCACGGCGGCGCTGTGCGTGGGGCTGGTGTGGCTCAACGCGCGCCGGGTGGATCGGGCTGCGCAGGAGCGTCGAAACCTCGAGAGTCAGATCTCGCATGGGCGGAAGATGGACGCCGTGGGGCGCCTGGCCGGGGGCATCGCGCACGACTTCAACAACGTGCTCACCGCCGTCATCAACACGGCCGACCTCGCCCTCGACGCCCCCGACCCGGAGTCGGTGCGCGACGACCTGCTCACGATCCGGGGGGCGGGGGTGCGAGCCGCGAAGCTCACGTCTCGTCTGCTCGCCGTGAGTCGTCGGCAGCTGCTCGAACCCCGGGTGCTCTCGATCAACGAGGTGCTGCGCGAGAACGAGGCCATCCTGCGGAGTCTGGTGCCCTCGTCGGTGCAGCTCGAGTGGCAGTTCGCCCCCGACCTGGGCAATGCGCGGCTGGACCGGAGCCAGTTGGAGCAGATCGTGGTGAACCTGGTGGTGAACGCGGTCCATGCGATGCCCGAAGGGGGCACGCTCACCATCCGGACGGCCAACACCGTCTTCGAGGAGCGATATGCCGACCGGCACGCCGACGTGGCGCCCGGGGCCTACACCGTGCTCGAGGTGGCCGACACCGGCATCGGGATGGATCACGAGGTGATGGACCGCATTTTCGAGCCCTTCTTCACCACCCGACCGGCCGGCGAAGGCACGGGGCTCGGTCTCGCGTCGGTGCACGGCGTGGTGCGACAGAGCGGGGGGGCGATCTGGGTGTACTCCGAGCCGGGCCTGGGCACCACCTTCAAGCTCTGCTTCCCGAGGGTGGCCGAGGCCGCCGAGCGGGTGGCCGAGGTCGCACACCGCGGGTCCCTCCGCGGCTCGGAGCGCGTGCTGGTGGTCGACGACGACGAGGCGGTGCGCCGCGCCGTGGTGCGTGCGCTCGCCTCGGCGGGCTACCGGGTGGAGAGCGCCGAGAACGGTCGCGCCGCACTGGAGGTGATCGCATCGTCGGCGGAGGCGTTCGATCTCCTGCTCACCGACGTCGTCATGCCGGAACTGGGGGCGCGCGGGCTGGTCGAGCAGGCGCGGGCCTGGTACCCCGACCTCCGCGTGATCCAGATGTCGGGGTATGCGGGCGATGCGGTGGCGCGCGTGGGTCTCGAAGAGGGGAGCGGAGGGATCCTCGCCAAACCCTTCACCATGGCCGAACTGCATCGACGCGTACGCGACACCCTCGACGCCGCGCCCGCGCACGCGGGGGTCCGGTAG